Within Synechococcus sp. NB0720_010, the genomic segment GGCGGGCTTGGCTGCCTGGGGCTGGGGCCGAGGAGCAGGGGCCGCAGCAGCAGGTTTCGCCGGAGCAGGGCTGGCTGCTACCGGTTTGGCCGCTGCGGGTTTCGCAGGCGCTGCCGGTGCAGCAGGAGCGGCCTTCTTGACCGAGAGGATGGCTTTCTTGGGCTCGTCCACCGTCGGAGCGGCCTTGCTGCCATTCCCGCCACCTTTAATCAGGCTGCGGATTTTCGCTGCCTCGTCATCGCTGATGGAGCTGCTATGGCTCTTCGCTGCGATCGACAGTTTCTCGGCGGCATCGAGCACGTCCTTGTTCTCAAGGCCCAAGTCCTTGGACAGCTCGTAAATCCTGACTTTGCCGCTGCTGGTCATCAAGTGCTCCAAGTGGTCGGGGGCAACACGTGCCACCGGGCCATCACCCACAGTGAGGCCACTATTTATCTTGCCTCAGCGCCTGATAAGAGGTGGCATTCAGGCGCTGCGCCAAGGCCGCGTAGATGGAATCTGACACTTGGCACCGGAGTGCCTTCTGCAGACGTTTGCGGCGCTTGGCTTCCTCAAAACAGCTCTCGGTCGGACAGAGATAGGCCGATCGGCCCATCCCTTGGTCCAGAGCCATGCCGCCCTCGGCAAGGCGGATGACCCGTAGCAGGTGCTGGCGATCCAGCAGTGCACGGCAGGTCACACAACGCCTGAGGACGGGCTGTTGCTTCACCGGGCTCCTTCCTCGTCGGTCGTCTCTTCGACAGCCTCTTCGACTGCGTCTTCCGTTGCCACGGCTTCGGTGGTCTCAGCCTCAGCCACAGGCTCTTGCTCGTAGGCCGCTTCGTCGTACTGGGCCTGCTCGCCGTACTCCTCTTCGTCCTCGGGCAGGGGATAGAGCTCCCGAAGACGGGCGTCTTCCTCGGCACGCAGGGCGTGTTCTGCCTCCATCCGGGCTTCAGCTTCCGCCTGAAGCGCCTCCTCTTCCTGGCGCATGGAGATCAGTTCCGCGACCTTCTCGTCCTCAGAGGCCTGGTCGTACTCGGTGCTGTTCTTGATGTCGATCTTCCAGCCGGTCAGGCGAGCGGCGAGACGGACGTTCTGACCCTCGCGACCGATGGCCAGGCTGAGCTGATCGGGGGGCACCAGGACGTGGGCATGCTGCCCTTCGGGATCCACCAGTCGAACCGCTTCCACGCGGGCGGGGCTCAGGGAGTTGGCGATGTACTGGCCCGGGTCATGGGACCAGCGGATGACATCGATTTTTTCGCCACGCAGTTCGTTCACGACCTGCTGGATGCGAGAGCCGCGGGCGCCAATGCAGGCGCCGACAGGGTCCACTTCGCGCTCCACGCTGTCCACGGCCACCTTGGTGCGGGGACCGACCGAGCGGGAGGGGGGGTTGGCCTCACGGGCGACGGCAACGATGCGGACCGAGCCCTCCTGGATCTCGGGCACTTCGTTCTCGAAGAGATAGACGACCAGGCCGGCGTTGGCGCGGCTGACAAACAGTTGAGGTCCGCGGCGCGGAATCTCACTGACTTCCTTCAGGAAGACCTTGAAGGTGGCGTTGGCCCGGTAGTTGTCATTGGGCAGCTGGTCGCGGCGGGGGAGTTCGGCCTCCACTTCGGGGCGACCCAGTCCGCTGCTGACGGCCATGATCACGCTCTGTCGCTCGAAGCGAATCACCCGAGCGGTCAGGACAGGATCTTCCAGGTCGGCGAACTCCTCCTGGATCATGCGGCGCTGCTGGTCGCGCAGCTTCTGGGCCAGCACCTGTTTGGTGGTGGCGGCGGCCATGCGGCCGAAGTCTTCCTTCTCGGGGGTGACGTCCAGCACCACGGTGTCACCGGCCTGGGCGTCTTCCGCCACCTGCATCACTTCGGCCAGTGAGATTTGGTGGTCTTCGCTCTCGACCTCTTCAACGATGATTTTGGAGGCCAGTACCCGGTAGCCCTCTTCGTCGAGATCCAGGGCGACATCGAAGTTGGAGAAGTAGTCCTCCTCGAAGGGGTCCTCGCTAATCCCCAGATAAAGGGTGCGGCGGTAGCGCTCATAGCCCTTGAGCAGGGCTTCACGCAGGGCCGCTTCCACCACCGCAGGGGGCAGTTTTTTCTCTTCGCTGATGTCCTCGATCAGGTTGGAGAGACCGGGGAGCAGGACCAGTGCCATGGCAGGTGGTTGGGTGCGGGATTGGAGAGGGGAAAGGAGGGGTTAGGCCTCTTTGGGAGTCACCAGCTTCACGCTGATCACATCGGGGCGCGGGATTCGAACCGTGCGTCCCCGGACGTTGAGGAGAACGTTCTCCTCATCGCGTTCGAGCAAGAGGCCCTCACGCTCGTTGTCGCCCCCGGATTTGGTGTCGCGGTAGCGGATCGAAACCGGGAATCCGCGGAAGCTGCGGAAGTCTCGGTCGTCGCTCAGCTGCTCGCTGACGCCCGGACTGCTGACTTCCAGGACATAGGGGTCCTGCAGCAGCCCGCTGTTCTCGATGGCGTCGCCCAGCACTCCGCTGAAGCTGGCGCAGTTGTCCAGGCTCACGTCTCCGCCATCGGCCAGACGCAGCTGGACCAGCAACGTCATCGGAATTCGATGGGTGAGCAGTTCAAGGCCGCAGACCTGGAATCCAGCGCCCTCCGCCGCCTGGCTAGCCAGGGTTTGGAGGTCAGGGTGCAGGGGATGCGGCAAAGCCTGAATCGTGAACAGGGGAACGGGCGACCCGTCCGGCACCTGCAGTGATCTGCTGTCTGGCTGTCCAGCTGCTCCCGAGGAGTCAGCGCTGTTCAGTCAGAGGTGCCCGCCGGGCACAACACAACAGTACGTGATCGGCCTTGGAGCGTCAGGCCCCCATGCTGCCGAGATCGACAGCAGGTGGCTCCATGTAGGCATCCCCAGGTTGGGCCTCGCCCCGCAAGCTGGGGTCCTGGTTGAGGCACTGCGACTTTTGTTCGTCTGTGCGCAGGAACTGGCAAACCCGGGCGTAGAGCTTGGAGCGGGTGGAGGGCTTGCCTTGGCTGAAGTGCACCTGATCCAGGCCGCCGACTAAGCCCTGAATCTCCACTTGGCAGAGAGCACAGCGTTGACGGGTGCCCGGGGGGATAGCGGCCATGCCAGCTCGGTCAAGAACGGGCAACTTAGGGCCATTGATCTGCTCCGTTGGTGTGCCTGGCCTCCTTCAGTTGAGTGATCCGCACCTCCTGGCAGACCCTCGGGGGCACTGCCGAGGTCGTCCCTCTCTGGCGTCCTTGCGCCACGGCCTGCGGCAGGCCCTGTCCCAGATCGATCAGCCCCCGGATCTGCTGCTGATCACAGGGGACCTCTGCCAGGACGAAAGCTGGGGCGGGTATCGCCGCCTGCATGAGGTCCTGGAGGACGTTGAACCCCTGAGGGAGGTTCCCCTGGCCTTGACCCCGGGCAACCACGACCATCCGGCCCTGATGCGATCGGCCTTGGGACGTCGCGCTGTGATTGCCCCGGCGGCCCTGGACCTCGGCGACTGGACGCTGCTGTTGCTCTCGAGTCACCGCAGTGGCGCCGTTGCTGGCTTCCTTGACCCCAGGCAGCTGGCCTGGCTCGAGCGCCAGCTGGCGCTGGCCGATCAGCCCGTGGTGCTGGCTTTGCACCATCCCCCCGTGCCCATTGGTGATTCAGGCTTGGATCCGATCGCTCTGCAGGATCCAGGCCCGTTTCTTCGCTGCCTCCAGCGGGCCCCAGCCCTCAAAGCCGTTCTCTTCGGCCATGTCCACCAGCATTGGCAGGGCGAACTGCCCCGCAGCGGCGCTGGGGCTCCCATACCCCTTTGGGCCTGTCCCTCCTCGTTGGCGTCGTTTGCGGCTGTTCAACCCTGTCCGTTGGGGCGGCCTGACTGGCCGGGGGGGCGTTGGCTGACCTTGCAGCCCTCGGGCGAGGTGGCCTCGACCCTGCTGCGTTGGTCTCCCGTGGAATCTGCCTAGCCTTCAGTCCACTTGGGTGTGTTGCGGATCTTGGTGCGCGTTCTGCTGGCCCTGGTGTTGTTGCTGTCCGCTTGGTTCCCGGCGGCTCCAGCCTGGGCGGACTTTGGAAGTAACACCAACCACAGTTTTGTCTCTGCGGCGGTGAAACGGGTTGGGCCGGCGGTCGTGCGGATCGACACCGAGAGGACCGTCCCACGGATTGGTCTGGACCCTTCCTTTAGTGACCCGCTCCTGCGGGAGATGTTTGGCGATCAGATCCCCAATAGCCGCGAGCGCGGGCAGGGATCCGGAATCGTGATTGATGGTCAGGGCATGGTTCTCACGAACGCCCACGTCGTGGATGGCGCTGACCGGGTTGAGGTGACGCTGGCCAGTGGTCAAGAGCTGGAGGGCTCGGTGCTCGGAATCGATCCCGTGACCGATCTGGCGGTGGTGCGCATTGCCAAAACCCAGGGGTTGAAGTCCGCGCCGCTGGGGGACTCCAGTGCCCTGGAGGTGGGGGATTGGGCCATCGCCTTAGGGACCCCCTATGGCTTGGAGCGCACCGTCACCCTGGGCATCGTCAGCAGCCTGCACCGCAACATCACCAGCCTGGGCTTCTCGGACAAGCGTCTGGAATTGATTCAGACCGATGCGGCGATCAATCCGGGCAATTCCGGAGGCCCACTGATTAATGCCAGCGGCGAGGTGATTGGGATCAACACCCTGGTGCGTTCGGGTCCGGGAGCCGGATTGGGTTTCGCGATCCCGATCAACCTGGCCAAGGGTGTTGCGGCCCAACTGAGCCAAGGGGACTCCGTGGTGCACCCCTACCTGGGCCTACAGCTAGTTCCCCTCAATCCGAGGCTGGCTCGCGACAACAACGCTGACCCCAATGCCCTGCTCCAACTGCCCGAGCGGGACGGGGCACTGGTGCAACGGGTGATCCCGGATAGCCCTGCCGAACGGGCTGGCTTGCGCCGGGGAGATCTGGTGGTCCAGGCGGCGGATCAAGAGGTCAGCGATCCCGGGGAGCTGCTGCGTTTGGTGGAGGCCTCCCAGGTTGGTGATGTCCTGGCGATCCGCGTGTTGCGGGGCGAGGAACAGATCGATCTCTCGATCCGGCCTGAGGCGCTGCCGCATTCCTGAGGCCTGAGCTACGGTCACTGGCCAGTGAAAACGGCGTGATGGCGGATCTGCAGGACCAGATGAAACAGGCGGTGGCGGCTGCAGCCACCGAGCAGATCCAAAGCGGAATGGTGGTGGGCTTGGGCTCCGGTTCAACCGCTGCCCTAATGATTCAGGCCCTCGGCGCCAAGCTCAAAAGCGGAGAGCTGCGGGACATCGTTGGGGTGACCACCTCCTTCCAAGGTGAGGTGCTTGCTGCCGAGCTGGGTATCCCGCTGCAGAGCCTGAATGCCGTGGATCGGATCGATCTGGCCATCGATGGCGCCGATGAGGTGGATCCTTCGTTCCAGTTGATCAAGGGCGGTGGCGCCTGCCACGTTCAGGAGAAGCTGGTGGCGGTTCGTGCCAAGCGCTTCGTGGTGGTGGTGGATTCCACCAAGCTCGTGGACACCCTCAACCTGGGCTTTCTGCTGCCCGTGGAGGTGATGCCCGGTGCCTGGCGTCAGGTCCAGGGCCAGCTCAAGGAGATGGGGGGTGACGCCCAGCTCCGTATGGCAGTCAAAAAGGCTGGTCCCGTCGTGACGGACCAGGGCAACCTCGTGCTGGACGTCAAGTTCAGCGGTGGCATCGGCGATCCCGTCAGCCTGGAGAAGGAGATCAACAACCTCCCCGGCGTTCTGGAGAACGGTCTGTTCGTGAACATCACCGACCAGGTGCTGGTGGGCGAGATCAACGACGGCGTTGCCGGCGTCCGGGATCTGGTCAAGCGCTGAGCGCTTAGGCCAGGCGCCGGCGAACGGACTCTGCGTGGCTGTGGAGCCCCTCGCTGTCAGCCAGGGTGCCAACGGCAGCGCCGGTGGCCTCCAGGGCTTGCCGGTTGAAGTGAATCAAGCTGGTGTGGCGCATGAAGGTCTCCACGCACAGCGCTCCGGCGAATCGGGCCGTACCCGAGGTCGGCAGGGTGTGGTTTGGGCCGGCCAGGTAATCGCCAACTGCCTCCGGGGTCCAGGCCCCCATGAAGATCGCCCCGGCCTGTTGGATCTGTTCGGCCAGGGGCTCAGGCTGCTCGACCTGCAGTTCCAGGTGTTCGGGGGCAAAGCGATCACTGAGCTGTGCCGCCTCATCCAGGTCTGAGCAGACCACGATCAAGCCCCAGTCGTTGAGGGCCTGACGGGTGATGGCGGCACGGGGGTGTCCCTCCAGTTGCTGCTCAATCGCGGCGGGGATGGCCCGTGCCAGTTCCTCGCTGGTGGTCAGAAGGATTGCTGCAGCGAGGGGGTCGTGCTCCGCCTGCGCCAGGAGATCGGCCGCGACGTGGTCAGGGTTGGCGCTGGCATCGGCGATCACCAGCACTTCACTGGGGCCAGCTAGTGAGTCAATGGCGACCCGGCCGTAGACCGCTTTTTTGGCCAGGGTCACATAGAGGTTGCCTGGACCGCTGATGACATCCACCCTGGGGATGGATTCCGTGCCGTAGGCCAGGGCTCCCACGGCCTGGGCACCTCCGACCCGATAGATCTCATCGATTCCCGCTAGGTGGGCTGCCGCCAGCACGGTGCTGTTGATGCGGCCGTCGGGTCCGGGAGGAGTCACCATGACCACCCGCTTGACCCCCGCAACCTTGGCGGGCACCGCATTCATCAAGACGGTGCTGGGGTAGCTGGCGCGGCCCCCTGGGACATAGAGACCAGCCCGCTCCACCGGGCGCCAGCGGCGGCCCAGCCGCTCTCCGTGCTCTCCGGTGATGGCCAGGTCCTTGGGCAGTTGGCGCTGGTGGAAGTCCAGGATCCGGCGGTGGGCCAGGGCCAGGGCCTCCTGCAGCTCAGGGGAGGTGGAGGCCCAGGCCGCTTCGATTTCCTCCTTGGGAACGCGCAAAGGATCCGGGCGGACCCCATCAAAACGCTCGGTCAGTTCAAAGAGGGCGGCATCGCCCTGCTGTTGCACCTGCTCGAGGATTCCCTCAACCCGTTGGGCGACCTCTCGGCTTTGGCCGCTACCGGTGCGCTCGGCGATGGCCTCGAGCCGTTGACCGGCCTGCTCGGCATCGCGCAGCAGCTCGATCTGCAGCGGTGCGATCGACTCGGCACGGCTTGGAGGGGAGCTGGCGGTCACGAAACCGTGGTGCGGCGGTGATTGTTCAAGCTAGTTGCTCAGCCTTTTGGGAGGGTCGCAAGCCAGGGGGTAAGCTTGTCGACTGCCGAATCAGCGCCTTTTCCGTCTGTGGCCAATAACAAGTCGTCGAAGAAACGCATTGAGGTTGCCGAGCGCAATCGTCTGCACAACCGCACCTACAAGTCTGCGGTCCGCACCCTGATGAAGCGTTGCTTCGCCGCTTGCACCGCCTACAGCCAGGAGCCCGGCGATGCAGCCAAGCAGGCTGTCCAGTCGAGCCTGAGCGCTGCCTTCAGCAAGATCGACAAGGCCGTCAAGGTCGGCGTGCTGCACCGCAACAACGGTGCCCACCAGAAATCTCGCCTGAGCGCTGCTGTTAAGAGCGCCATCGAGCCCGCAGCGAAGGCCTGATTTTTTAGGTTGGATCCAGGTGAACCTTGGATCCATGGCAGCTGCCGTCGCTCTCGAGAGCCTTCCGGCTCCTTTGATTGACAGCCACTGCCACATCGTCTTTCGAAATTTCGACGAAGACTTGGAGGAGGTTGCTCAACGCTGGCGTGATGCCGGTGTGGGGCGCCTCCTTCACGCATGTGTCGAGCCTTCTGAGATTCCGGCGATTCGAGCGCTGGCCGATCGCTTCCCCGAGCTTCGCTACTCCGTTGGCGTTCATCCTCTGGATCCGGAGCATTGGGCTTCCAACACGCAGCAGGTGTTGCGCGAGGCGGCTCAAGCTGACCCCAGGGTCGTGGCGATCGGCGAGCTCGGTTTGGATCTGTTCCGCGACAACAATCTCGAGCAACAGCTGGCGATGCTCCGGCCCCAGCTGGACCTGGCGGTGGAGCTGGATCTGCCCGTGATCATTCACTGCCGCGATGCCGCTGAACCGATGCTTGCCGAGTTGCGCGAGCGTGCTGAGCGGGGTGCCTGCCCTAAGGGCGTGATGCACTGCTGGAGCGGCACTCCCGAGGAAATGCAGGGGTTCCTCGAGTTGGGGCTCTACATCAGCTTTAGCGGCAATGTGACCTTCCCGAAGGCCACCGACACCCATGCCTGCGCCCAAGCGGTTCCCGCGGATCGATATCTCGTGGAGACCGACTGCCCGTTCTTGGCGCCCGTGCCGCGACGGGGCAAGCGCAACGAGCCTTCCTATGTGATGGCTGTGGCGGAGCGAGTGGCAGTCCTGCGCCAGGAGCCGCTGCAGACCGTCGCCTTACAGAGCACCCGCAACGCCTGTGCACTGTTTGGACCCGCTCTTCACAATGTATGATGTTTCATTGGCCTGGCAGCGAGTCGTGATTTATCCGTGCTCGTTGCAGCCCGAAAGCGCTCGCCAGGGATCTGGTGAGTTAGCCCATGACCAGTGGTGCGTTGTCTTTCCGGTGCGAGTTGTCGTTCCCTGCGGTGTTCAAGCGATCTGAATAGGCGCCCCAGCTGGCCAGTCGCTCCCGAGAGGGACGGCTGGCTCTGTCGTCTGTGTGGTGATGTCGCGCTGACATCCCCCTTCGTCTTGATCTCCGCCTGGTTCTGAAACTGCTGTCCAGGCCCTCCGTTCCGTTTCACCCGTTCCTGCAGGTTCACCGCATGAGCAGCGCGATTCAGGTCGCCAAGACCGCCACTTACCTCCCCGACCTGGTGGAGGTGCAGCGCGCGAGCTTCAAATGGTTTCTGGAGAAGGGCCTGATCGAGGAGCTGGAGAGCTTCTCCCCGATCACCGACTACACCGGCAAGCTTGAGCTGCACTTCATCGGTAGCGAGTACCGCCTGAAGCGCCCTCGCCACGACGTGGAAGAGGCCAAGCGCCGTGACGCGACCTTCGCGTCCCAGATGTATGTGACCTGCCGCCTGGTCAACAAGGAGACCGGCGAAATCAAGGAGCAGGAAGTGTTCATCGGGGAACTGCCCCTGATGACCGAGCGCGGCACGTTCATCATCAACGGCGCCGAGCGCGTGATCGTGAACCAGATCGTGCGTTCACCCGGCGTCTATTTCAAAGACGAGCAGGACAAGAACGGCCGTAAGACCTTTAACGCCAGCCTGATCCCCAACCGTGGCGCCTGGCTGAAGTTTGAAACCGACAAGAACGACCTGCTGCACGTTCGCGTCGACAAGACCCGCAAGATCAACGCCCACGTGTTGATGCGGGCCATCGGCCTGTCCGACAACGATGTCCTCGACAAGCTGCGCCACCCCGAGTACTACCAAAAGTCCATCGAGGCGGCGAACGACGAAGGCATCGCTTCAGAAGACCAGGCTCTGCTTGAGCTCTACAAGAAGCTGCGTCCGGGTGAACCCCCCTCGGTGAGCGGTGGTCAGACCCTGCTGCACAGCCGCTTCTTTGATCCCAAGCGCTACGACCTCGGCCGGGTTGGTCGCTACAAGATCAACAAGAAGCTGCGCCTGACCATCCCCGATGCGACGCGCACCCTCACCCCTGAGGACGTCCTCAGCACGATCGATTACCTGATCAACCTTGAGCTCGATGTGGGTGGCGCCACCCTCGATGACATCGACCACCTCGGTAACCGCCGCGTTCGCTCCGTGGGCGAATTGCTGCAGAACCAGGTCCGCGTTGGTCTGAACCGCCTCGAGCGGATCATTAAAGAGCGGATGACCGTTGGTGAGACCGAGAGTCTGACCCCGGCCCAGCTGGTGAACCCCAAGCCCCTGGTGGCTGCGATCAAGGAGTTCTTCGGCTCCAGCCAGCTGAGCCAGTTCATGGATCAGACGAATCCCCTGGCTGAGCTCACCCACAAGCGCCGCATCAGCGCCCTGGGCCCAGGCGGTCTGACCCGCGAGCGCGCTGGCTTTGCCGTGCGCGACATCCACCCTTCCCACTACGGCCGGATTTGCCCGATCGAGACCCCTGAAGGCCCGAATGCCGGTCTGATTGGCTCCTTGGCCACCCACGCCCGGGTGAACGAGTACGGCTTCATCGAGACCCCGTTCTGGAAGGTGGAGGACGGCATCGTCCTCAAGCAGGGTGACCCCCTCTACCTCTCGGCGGATCTCGAGGACGAGTGCCGTGTGGCTCCTGGCGACGTCGCCACCGACGCCGATGGCCGGATCAAGGCCGACCTGGTTCCCGTGCGCTACCGCCAGGACTTTGAGACCGTGCCCCCCGAGCAGGTCGACTACGTGCAGCTCTCACCGGTTCAGGTGATCTCGGTTGCAACCTCGCTGATCCCTTTCCTCGAGCACGACGACGCCAACCGGGCCCTGATGGGTTCGAACATGCAACGTCAGGCTGTGCCTCTGCTGCGCCCTGAGCGTCCCCTGGTCGGCACCGGTCTGGAGACCCAGGTCGCCCGTGACTCGGGCATGGTCCCCATCACCACCGTCAACGGCACGGTCAGCTTTGTCGATGCCACCGCGATCGTCATTCGCGATGAAGAGGGCAACGACCACACCCACTACCTCCAGAAGTACCAGCGCTCCAACCAGGACACCTGCCTCAACCATCGTCCGATCGTCAAACTTGGCGATCAGGTGATCGCCGGTCAGGTCCTGGCCAACGGTTCGGCCTGTGAGGGTGGTGAAATCGCCCTGGGTCAGAACGTTCTGATCGCCTACATGCCCTGGGAGGGCTACAACTACGAGGACGCGATTCTCGTTTCCGAGCGCCTGGTGCGCGACGACCTCTACACCTCGGTGCACATCGAGAAGTACGAGATCGAAGCCCGTCAGACCAAGCTTGGACCTGAGGAGATCACCCGCGAGATCCCCAACGTTGCCGAGGAGAGCCTGGGCAACCTGGACGAGATGGGCATCATCCGCATTGGTGCCTATGTCGAAAGCGGCGACATCCTGGTCGGCAAGGTGACCCCCAAGGGTGAGTCGGACCAGCCCCCGGAAGAGAAGCTGCTGCGCGCGATCTTCGGTGAGAAGGCCCGCGATGTCCGCGACAACTCCCTGCGCGTTCCCAGCACCGAGCGTGGCCGTGTGGTCGACGTCCGGATCTATACCCGCGAGCAGGGCGATGAGCTGCCGCCCGGCGCAAACATGGTGGTTCGGGTCTACGTGGCCCAGCGCCGCAAGATCCAGGTCGGCGACAAGATGGCCGGCCGCCACGGCAACAAGGGCATCATCAGCCGCATCCTTCCCCTGGAGGACATGCCCTATCTGCCCGACGGCACCCCGATCGACATCGTGCTCAACCCCCTGGGTGTGCCGAGCCGGATGAACGTCGGACAGGTCTTCGAGTGCTTGATGGGCTGGGCTGCATCCCACCTGGATTGCCGCGTCAAGGTGGTGCCCTTCGACGAAATGCACGGTCCTGAGACCTCGAAGAACACCGTTCAGGCCTATCTCGAGGCGGCCAAGTCCCAGCCCGGTAAGGACTGGGTCTACAACCCTGACAACCCCGGCAAGATCCAGTTGATCGATGGCCGGACCGGCGAGGCCTTTGACCAGCCCGTGACCGTGGGCTACGCCCACATCCTCAAGCTGGTTCACCTGGTGGACGACAAGATCCACGCTCGCTCCACGGGTCCCTACTCCCTGGTCACCCAGCAGCCCCTGGGTGGTAAGGCCCAGCAGGGCGGCCAGCGTCTGGGTGAGATGGAGGTCTGGGCTCTCGAGGCCTACGGCGCCGCCTACACCCTGCAGGAACTGCTCACCGTCAAGTCCGACGACATGCAGGGCCGCAACGAGGCGCTCAACGCCATCGTCAAGGGCAAGCCGATTCCCCGTCCTGGCACCCCCGAGTCCTTCAAGGTGCTGATGCGCGAGCTTCAGTCCCTGGGTCTCGACATCGCGGTCTACACCGATGCGGGTGAGGAAGTCGACCTCATGCAGGACGTGAATCCTCGCCGCAGCACCCCCAACCGACCCACCTACGAATCCCTCGGCGTCGCGGATTACGACGACGACTGATTGCTGATCAACTCGGCCCACCCTTTGGGGTGACCGTCAGATCCCTTCTTCCTTCCGATCTCCGCGCGCTCTTAGGTCATGACCAACAGCAATCTCCGCACCGAAAACCACTTCGATTACGTCAAGATCACGCTCGCCTCTCCCGAGCGGGTCATGCAGTGGGGGCAGCGCACGCTGCCTAACGGTCAGGTGGTGGGCGAGGTCACCAAGCCCGAAACCATCAACTACCGCACCCTGAAGCCCGAAATGGACGGGCTCTTCTGCGAGAAGATCTTTGGCCCCTCCAAAGACTGGGAATGCCACTGCGGTAAATACAAGCGGGTGCGCCACCGCGGCATCGTCTGCGAGCGCTGCGGTGTGGAGGTCACGGAAAGCCGGGTGCGCCGTCACCGGATGGGCTTCATCAAGCTCGCCGCTCCGGTGTCCCACGTTTGGTACCTGAAGGGCATTCCCAGCTACGTGGCCATCCTGCTGGACATGCCCCTGCGGGATGTTGAGCAGATTGTTTATTTCAACTGCTATGTGGTGCTCGACCAGGGCGACCACAAGGATCTGACCTACAAGCAGCTGCTCACCGAAGACGAGTGGCTGGAGATCGAAGACGAGATCTACGCCGAAGATTCGGAGATCGAGAACGAGCCCACCGTTGGTATCGGCGCTGAGGCTCTCAAGCAGCTGCTCGAAGACCTGGATCTTC encodes:
- the rpoB gene encoding DNA-directed RNA polymerase subunit beta, with product MSSAIQVAKTATYLPDLVEVQRASFKWFLEKGLIEELESFSPITDYTGKLELHFIGSEYRLKRPRHDVEEAKRRDATFASQMYVTCRLVNKETGEIKEQEVFIGELPLMTERGTFIINGAERVIVNQIVRSPGVYFKDEQDKNGRKTFNASLIPNRGAWLKFETDKNDLLHVRVDKTRKINAHVLMRAIGLSDNDVLDKLRHPEYYQKSIEAANDEGIASEDQALLELYKKLRPGEPPSVSGGQTLLHSRFFDPKRYDLGRVGRYKINKKLRLTIPDATRTLTPEDVLSTIDYLINLELDVGGATLDDIDHLGNRRVRSVGELLQNQVRVGLNRLERIIKERMTVGETESLTPAQLVNPKPLVAAIKEFFGSSQLSQFMDQTNPLAELTHKRRISALGPGGLTRERAGFAVRDIHPSHYGRICPIETPEGPNAGLIGSLATHARVNEYGFIETPFWKVEDGIVLKQGDPLYLSADLEDECRVAPGDVATDADGRIKADLVPVRYRQDFETVPPEQVDYVQLSPVQVISVATSLIPFLEHDDANRALMGSNMQRQAVPLLRPERPLVGTGLETQVARDSGMVPITTVNGTVSFVDATAIVIRDEEGNDHTHYLQKYQRSNQDTCLNHRPIVKLGDQVIAGQVLANGSACEGGEIALGQNVLIAYMPWEGYNYEDAILVSERLVRDDLYTSVHIEKYEIEARQTKLGPEEITREIPNVAEESLGNLDEMGIIRIGAYVESGDILVGKVTPKGESDQPPEEKLLRAIFGEKARDVRDNSLRVPSTERGRVVDVRIYTREQGDELPPGANMVVRVYVAQRRKIQVGDKMAGRHGNKGIISRILPLEDMPYLPDGTPIDIVLNPLGVPSRMNVGQVFECLMGWAASHLDCRVKVVPFDEMHGPETSKNTVQAYLEAAKSQPGKDWVYNPDNPGKIQLIDGRTGEAFDQPVTVGYAHILKLVHLVDDKIHARSTGPYSLVTQQPLGGKAQQGGQRLGEMEVWALEAYGAAYTLQELLTVKSDDMQGRNEALNAIVKGKPIPRPGTPESFKVLMRELQSLGLDIAVYTDAGEEVDLMQDVNPRRSTPNRPTYESLGVADYDDD